DNA from Larimichthys crocea isolate SSNF chromosome XIII, L_crocea_2.0, whole genome shotgun sequence:
tTTAACTGATATCATCATGTGAGGACATTATTGGCAGAGCATAACCACGTTCATTTACTAAAGACTTAAAAGTGgaaacacaatatttacataacgacaaaaaaaggttttaataaaaatatcttaTAATTACAATAGTCTATTTTAAGCATATAAGTCTTCCTTTCACATACTTTTATAGAACATTTGTGTCTCTATATGTACAATCTTAATTGTCTCGAATCAGAATTGTTCTTTTTTACAAtatcaaacattttaagattCCAGGGATGACATCCCTGTTCAACACAAATCATCTATTTTAAACAATAGATGTCCAAAACATGTACAATGATTTTCGCAGTTTAGTAAAGCTTTAAACTGGAGTCATTTTTAGTTATTCTTTAAGCACAATTCATAAACAGTTTTCATAGCTGTTGACAGACGGGTTTTCCCAACAAAAACTTCTCAGCGTGGGGATTCCATATTTTCACTCTCAGAAAAATTTTCAAGTGGCAAGAAGTAGTTAGAGCAACTTAaacaggaggaaggaaagggagaTGTCTACATACTGATTCCTTGTTCAATGGaaccaacaataaaaaaaaagcttatatGAATAGTGATTTTATTTGGGTTGAATTCCTCCCAGCGGTTTTGAAATCCCCTTGTGATTGTGCCTCCAGTTGGGTGTGAGTCCCTGGCGAAGCTTTTGCTGGCTTTGGAGCGGCTCTGTGCAGCCTGCACACCTGTGGAGGGGATGAATAGCAGCGGGGGGGTGAGCTACAGAGCTCCAGACTGACTGGCGCCACCGACAAAACAGAGGCCATGCTTGATCAACAACCCAAAACAAACCAGGTCAAACAACAAGCACACAGCTCCTCAGGCTGTTGGGCAAGGCTGCGAGGCTCTCAGAAAAACTGCAAGAGTCTcttactgtaacacacacacaccaggtacGTGCTTTTCAGCTTATccgtgtgtgtttaaaatgagtattataaatgtaactttaaagcCAGAGCAGCAGCTTGAATTGAGCTgtgagggacagacagagagtgaatgagagggagagagagcgagagagggagggagggagggaggaaggagtgtgtgtgtaagaatgAAAGAGAGGGCAAGCTGAGGTTTTAACCCTCTATTCTTCCCAGATTGCTACACCAGTGACAGTTATTGCGCAAAGCACAGCTGCCTCTGAGGTTGGTGCCAATTTAATGTTCCTCAATTATTATTTTCCCTGACATCTCCTGGCCTCCTCACAACACTCTGGAGATTGTCAATATACACCACATATAGGCTGCAGTAATCAAGCGAATGGGGATTCCTCTCTGGCCACCACTTATGGTGTTTTACTGacacacagtgtatgtgtgattgtttcaattttttaaaaagcagcaaccAAACTTCTGATTGTAAACAAAAAAGCATTCAAATATGGACTAATGTAATCTGAAGTCAACTTACCAATGCAGAGCTTATATCTCAGCGGCATAAAATAGAGTCCTCCGGCTTTTTGACTATTGACGTCCTctacaaaaaagaagaaaaagaaaaacatgtaaaatgattTAGCTCCCATGGTTTAGAGTAAATAAAGACAATGCCTAAAGCTCTGCGAAATAAATGATatacagcagagagcagaaaatTAGCCAGCTATATCTGTCATAATAAATTCTCTTATAGTCTATTGAATAACAAATTGCCCTTATTGTGCGCAGTGGAGTGGGCTGAAGGCTGAGGTACTTCACCAATCCTAGGATAAGGTGGgcctctgacacacactgtcattatCATGCAAATCATAAAGCACGCAATCAAGTGCGCAATCTAACCCACGCCAAAtgcgttttttaaaaaaaaatttacgCATGATTTTTCAAGACTGTGATGTGAGCTGTATAGCATTTTGATTCTTCCCCGTCTTCTGTTCCTAAGACTGAAAGGACAATGACACATAACGGGCATGACGCGCtttgtctgagtctgactgGCGGACGGCAGTCTGGCAAAGGGAGGTACAGTAAATCGGGGTCCCCGGTTAAGTCCCGCTGGTAAATGGAGAGTCGCCTCCGCTGACTGAAGCTTACCTGGTGGTGGTCAATGTTGAGCACCGTCAGTGGTGTCCGGCTGGGGTTGGAGGCTGGAGGAGGGCAGGTCCCGGTCTGTTGTGGATGTTGTTTATGGAGAGAAGGGTGCGTCTCCAGGGCCAGCTGAAGGTCCAGGATGTAGTCTATGACATGCTGGAGGATCTCCACTTTGCTGACTTTCTTATCCTGCGGAATGGTGGGCACCAGGCGCTTCAGCCGGCTGTAGCAGTCGTTCATGTCGTACTGCAGGCAGAACAGGTCCTCCTCTTCCATCCTGCACCGGGTGATGTTGAGGCTCTGCTTCGACAGATAGTGCAGGGAGAGCTCgttgctgctggaggaggagtcCTGGGGGCGGACTGGAGTAACAGCCTTCATCTTAGATAACCAACGGCTCAGAAAGAAGCaacggaaaaaaacaaaaaacaaacaaataattacaCTACTGGGTAGCAGGAGGTTTGTGAGATTACACCACGGCGCTGTAAACACGGCGAAAGCTACTCTAATACAGCCGCGAAATGAGCGAGAGGAAAAAAGATAAACCAAAAGGCGGAATTCTAGTCTGTCAACACATCCCG
Protein-coding regions in this window:
- the id4 gene encoding DNA-binding protein inhibitor ID-4; its protein translation is MKAVTPVRPQDSSSSSNELSLHYLSKQSLNITRCRMEEEDLFCLQYDMNDCYSRLKRLVPTIPQDKKVSKVEILQHVIDYILDLQLALETHPSLHKQHPQQTGTCPPPASNPSRTPLTVLNIDHHQRTSIVKKPEDSILCR